DNA from Kryptolebias marmoratus isolate JLee-2015 linkage group LG8, ASM164957v2, whole genome shotgun sequence:
ACGGTTGCCGCCTTGGTTGTAGCCTCCAGGACCACCGGGACCACCCCCATAACCTGTAATATAAAAACAGTCTTAGAACAGTCCAACTACATAAAGGATAACCAAAGAAGCTAAAAAACTACttaccaccatcaccaccattGCAATTGTAGGGACCATCTCCATATCTTCCTCTGCCACCTACAAACAAGAATCATGCAATCAAAGACGACTCTTTACACActttaatcaatttatttacagagtTAATCAAAACGTCTTACCTTGATTAAAGCCTCTGTCGTAATCATACGGCCTTCCCCCGCTGCTCCGGCCTCCTCTCATTCCCATTCCTACACTCTGCATTTCCTGTTTGGTAAGGGCCTTTCTCACTTCACAGTTGTGAGAGTTGATTGTGTGGTACTTCTGGACTATAAAAGCGGGGGAGGGAGTAGCACGTTAAAGTGAGCACAGCATTTACATACCGTTTAGCAAACCTGCAACAGGGAAAATACACCTATACTCACTGACAATCCTATCAACGGCGTCATGGTCATCAAAGGTGACAAAAGCAAAGCCCCTCTTCTTTCCAGTGTTGCGGTCGGTCATGATATCAATGACCTCGATTTTACCAAACTGCTGGAAATAATCCCTCAAATGGGATTCTTCTGTGTCTTCTTTAATGCCTCCAACAAAGATCTTCTTCACAGTTATGTGAGCACCTGGGCGGTTTGAAtcctgagatttaaaaaaaaaaaagacagtgacTGAATGTATATCACGAACTGATACAACAGAACCAGGTCTGCCATTAGCACTCGTATGTAATAAGTATTAAACAACAATGACATACCTCTCTGGAAACTGCTCGTTTGGGCTCGACCACTCTTCCATCTACCTTATGAGGACGGGCAGACATGGCAGCATCAACTTCCTGTACTGATGAATATGTTACAAAGCCAAAGCCCCTGGATCTCTTGCTGTTGGGGTCCCTCATCACCTGAAACCAGAAATGTAGATTTTAAACCGATTCAAGGCAAAATCTAAAATCGTGACAAAACTCACATTTACATCAAAACACATGACACGTACCACGCAATCTGTTAGAGAGCCCCATTGTTCAAAATGAGCCCGCAGGCTTTCGTCTGTCGTCTCGAAGCTCAGGCCTCCGATGAACAGCTTACGGAGCTGCTCCGGCTCACGTGGGACCTGCACAATAAACAAAAGACATGTACATTTACGCGTCTGCAAAAGACCCATTTGCAGCAATAACGTGATGTTAACCACAGTCCGAGCTATTATTCCTTAGTAAGGACCGCGGCTAACTAATTCCACTTTGCGTCGCACAACAATAATACGTATACATATAAACACAGTAatgggtggaggaggaggcagacATCGCCGCCATTAACGTGACGGACGGATTCTGGATTCTGCCAAATACCACAAATTACCACCAACGCCGACACACGATAGCCACACGTCCATGTTTGTCAGCACATTTAGTTGGTAATAATTGATAGCAAGCCTTTAGGGAAACTCATAAGCGCCGTAAAATGCTGGCCGGATGAACAAAAGGCCACAAGGCCTAGCTTCTTAAAATGGCGGCTATACAATGTCggaaagctgctgcagcagaaacacgcGGTCCGTAAAGAACGAGTGAAACGCAGACTTAAAACGCAAGCCTCTAAAAGCATCGAAATATTGCACTGATGCCGCGAAACACTCATAAGTGTATACAATACGTACGTCTTTTGACATGTTGACGCTTTATTCTTGAAGAATCCTTGCACACCGTTCGCAGAGCTACTTTCTGCGCCAGACGAGATCAGTGTGGCACTTAGCGCTACAATAAGTAGGAAACGATACGCCTTTTCCACCGAGCAATTGGTCAACAGTTCGCGCTGCGCTCTGTCGTCAGCGTTTATTGCACTTTGATTGGTTGAAACTCCTGTCCGTCACTAGGATCGACCAATCACAAGGCGGCAGGTACGCTTTGTCGTGTTACAAAAAAGGCTCATAATATGTAtgtaggaaaaggaaaaaatcagaatAGTGGACATAATACGGGTTTAATACCAAggagttacaaaaacaaacaaacatacaaacaaaaaaaaaaaacgcttgaCAAAATGTTGATTGTAACACTTGCAAacaattgctttatttttccttaatgCCTTTTGACTCGTGTGCAGAAAAACATACCAGACACTCAaaaacctgattttattttttaatggtaaAAACGAACAAAGGTTTGACCACAAGAGATGAAACTGTAAATGtagacaaatatatatttaagtaGAAAAcgcaaattaaacaattaaatataaaaaatgtccaCATACTGTATTtgcaggatttctgcttttttgtgctgtttggCAATTGGTTCTTAGGGTCTGTCTTTTAAGATCCTAACTTCTCCATGTTTAATTTATGATTCATATACATACAGATTACGCTCAGTGGGAACACAAATCTTGCTTTAAAACCTTGCAGACAAATTGAAACCACAGcttgtgttttctaaacaaACACGGTCGGTCTCAGCTCTCGGGGGGCGGGCACGTTCATTGTGCGCCTTTTAACGCGCGCTTTTTGCGCACAGCCCCTTTATCTGTTACAGGCTACATGCTAACCCAGCCTCGGCCTCGCCGCTGATCCACGACAGACGAGGCACGTCGCAGCGGTTAGCGCTTTAAACTCTCTGGTTTGTACGTCCACGGGGTAAGTAACAGTTCGCCTATGATTGTGATTTATGGTTTCGCGAGTATCGACTTGTAGTTTGATATTTGACGGCGGCACGGTCAGTCACGCATTAGCTTCTCGGCTACCTGCGTTAGCAAGTCAGGGTTAGCTCAGGACGACATCATATTCGTCGTTTCAGTGTTCGTTTTGTGCACTTTATGTCGAAGCAGTTTGACGGTGCACCGTTTTGCCAGCTTCGACAAATGACGGCAAACGAGCACGGAGCTTTTATTCTTAATTGACATTTGCCATGCTATGTTGAGCCTGCTGCAGACTAAATTGAAGACGATGCAGCGATTGCCTTTACTGATACACGTCTAACCACGTTGTTAAAGTTAACCTTTAGACACACAGGAATGCAGCTAGTGCCTGCTTCGAATGCAGATCTGTTTAGAAGAAATACGTGGCCGTATATGTTGTGTTTAATGGATATTCGTGAGAATTGTGGGTCCAGTGTTGTTAACATATGCCTGTGTATATGTTACTCGAACAGGGAAGTGCCATCGGCCTGTTACTGTAACAGCTCTTTGTTAAGCACCAAACTTTGCAATGGGCAAAAAGTCTCGCGACGAGGAGTCCTCATCTGACGAGGAGGAATATGTCGTGGAGAAGGTGCTGGACAGGAGGGTGGTAAAGGGCAGGGTTGAGTTCTTCCTCAAGTGGAAAGGATACTCCGAGTAAGTCAAAAGCCGCACCGTTTGGTCTGACGGTGAAcgtttgtttatttactgtacCAACCTGTCCTGTGATCCTCCCCAGCAAGCACAACACGTGGGAGCCAGAGAAGAACCTGGACTGCCCCGAGCTTATTTCAGAGTTCATGAAGACCTACAAGAAAGGCAGCGGTGGGAGTGCCACGCCGAGCAGTGGGGGCAGCAAACCAAGCACAGGCTCCTCTGGACGCTCCAAAGATTCCAGCATCTCAAAGAAGAAAGgttcggaggaggaggaggaggaagatgaggagggtGCTAGTAAgcccaagaagaagaaggaggtaAAAACACATAGCGGCTGTGTTTATAGTTCAAACTTAAAATGGCACTGATCGCCTGCGTGGGAGTTTTTGTATGTTTCACTCTGGAAAGGCAAAACTGTGTCCCATTTCTTAAATCAAGGACTGAGTTTAAATTAGGGCTGTGCGATATTAGGAGAAACTTGCGATGAACGTCATTATCGGttaatattgcatttttttactttctcttaTGTCAACACTATTATCTAAACCAAGTGTGGACATCAAGGCCAGCAATTCTGTTGGACTGACCAGCTATATTATCAGCAGAAAGAACATGAATTCATTGTACTTGAAATATAGACGGACTACGATTTATTGCAGTCTAATCGCTTCTTTTCTATACTAATATTGCGTAGATGATTATAAAGTGTTGCTCATCTGCGCTTCTGAAGATGAGGCTTGATAGTTGGATGTGCTGGATATTTGTTTTGCCCTTTCAGTTCTGGTAACTGGATTTAAGTTGATTTGATCCAGCCAACAACCCTTCAGTTGTCTGTAAATCTGGATTGTTGCTGCCTTAAAGAGGACTAAAGCTGAAAAGCCTGTTGTGGGGAATCTtgtgaatgtttaaaaactctttaaaaaacaaaataaaatccatgttCACCCAGCAGCAACAACCTAAATCAGCAGTCTGAATACCTCTGAGGTCAGCATgtgaacaaacatttaactaaaacaaGACAGTCTGCATCGCTACTTTAAATAtgtgtgcaattttttttccctctctcgtTTTACTAAGTTCAGCATTTTTGTCTATTTCAGGATGAAATTCTAGTTGCACGTGGCTTTGAGAGGGGCCTTGAGCCAGAGAAGATTATTGGAGCGACTGACTCATGTGGGGACCTAATGTTCCTCATGAAGTGGTAAGTTTTGTTTATGACAATTGTGACTGTGGTAGTTATTACcacctgtttttaaatgaaaccttttaAACCCTATTAATCTCTGAATGAATGCACTTAATGACATTATAATcatatttaaactctttttttttcacaaaaaaaaaagattcgtCTGAGACGCTTGTGTTTACATGAGGACACGGCCTCTTTTTGACGTATTGTTTATGTGAGACGGCACTGGAATTAATTTGTATCCGACTTTTAGTTTACTGCACCATAAATGTCATTTGGActgcagcttttctatttttggACATTCCCAAGAAAAGTTAGTTGTTTAGATAAATCTAAGATCCAATTCCCCCTCTTGGCCAAATGTTACAGTTTGCAGGAATATAGCGC
Protein-coding regions in this window:
- the hnrnpa1b gene encoding heterogeneous nuclear ribonucleoprotein A1b, which translates into the protein MSKDVPREPEQLRKLFIGGLSFETTDESLRAHFEQWGSLTDCVVMRDPNSKRSRGFGFVTYSSVQEVDAAMSARPHKVDGRVVEPKRAVSREDSNRPGAHITVKKIFVGGIKEDTEESHLRDYFQQFGKIEVIDIMTDRNTGKKRGFAFVTFDDHDAVDRIVIQKYHTINSHNCEVRKALTKQEMQSVGMGMRGGRSSGGRPYDYDRGFNQGGRGRYGDGPYNCNGGDGGYGGGPGGPGGYNQGGNRGYNQGYNQGGGGGGYGGNGYDSNGYGNCGGGGGNNYNNMGHYDPQASNFGPMKNNFGGGGGGGSSGGRNFGGYGGGSNNPGGYGRPGRF
- the cbx5 gene encoding chromobox protein homolog 5, yielding MGKKSRDEESSSDEEEYVVEKVLDRRVVKGRVEFFLKWKGYSDKHNTWEPEKNLDCPELISEFMKTYKKGSGGSATPSSGGSKPSTGSSGRSKDSSISKKKGSEEEEEEDEEGASKPKKKKEDEILVARGFERGLEPEKIIGATDSCGDLMFLMKWKDSDEADLVLAKEANHKCPQIVIAFYEERLTWHEDSDKKEKDAVSA